In Poecilia reticulata strain Guanapo linkage group LG11, Guppy_female_1.0+MT, whole genome shotgun sequence, the genomic stretch aagataatcaatctgctttttgaaaatttcatattttaaaactataaaacgAAGCACAAAAATCTTACTTTGTGGCAATATGaccctgtttttttgttgttttttggggggttttttgcacCTCAACTACTTTTAACATTATCAGAGCAGGTAtattaaaatgattgtttttttttaacctgaaataactaaacaaaaaaaaacttgatcacattttgtatttacccaaCTAGTCATATTATTTGTctacaaaatgcaaagaaaacacaaagcaatcttcaatgaaaaaaatttttcagttcagaaataaagtccataaaaacatttcaacatcatcttcagaaataaatgcagcaaaaacaaacgttttccACACGAATTTATGTCATCCATGTTAGAAATGTACAACTCTGGGAGGATAAGAACACTTCAGCAGAAGCAAAGTTGTCAACGGAGAGCTGCGTGTGATTGGTCAAGAAgaagatttagtttttctaaCAATTTAACAGTTGAAATGATGAAGGCACTTGCAAATAACGTCTTAGAAAGTGTAAACAACAATTTGGCGTTACGTTTTGTTTACTCACTACCATCTTTCTTTGCTCATAGCTAAACCAAAAAATTCtatcaaaacaaatgaatattcACGTGAATAAATATTTTTWaaaaaacctaaaaaaaaaaaaaaacgattgaaattattttttgaaccTCCAAACAAATAATGATTTGAAATCTGAATCAAACACTGCAACTAAAATGATTCACCAGTTTTTTTCAGTCAATACTGATCGCCTAAGAACCGTAAAGTGCATCTCAAGATGACCgtgacataaataataataataataatgatgataaaaaaaataaaaacaagtataCTAAATGGATATGCTTTGGATTACTCCGGCCAGAAAAGAATCAACATTTACTGATCGACTTAATCAAACACTTTGCTCCCAAATTGTAACGTTTTGGCCGCACTAAGAGAATTAAacgatgaaagaaaaatgagaaaacttaaaagatttttaaacaaaacaaacatttaaaacaaaccatcTCTCAGAAAAGTGAGTATTTAAAGACACATTTCTCCAAAGGCACATTTCAGTTCATATGGCAAGCTAGGCACCTTCACTCGCActattacaattattattatttagcaaTTGTTTCGTCTTAAACCTCGCTGGAGGCGCAATGTTTAGCCGAAAAGAGCCAGAGCGaaagaaatgcagcagaaacctttattttatgttttttttgtaattgaataaaaatttgGACTAAAGGCAATTTATGGTCcataggaggaaaaaaaaaaaagaaaaaaaaaaaaagaaatcaccgCCACATTTACAGTAGTGCTCATCACATCATCTCTGGCGTCAGTGCGTTTATTTAGAGCAAAAATAACTCAAGTTTTTAGGTCGACACTCGAAAGAGCGTTAATGAGCTGTGTGGGACGGGAGAAACCATCTGAAGCGCCGAGTTTCCAGGAAATATTCCCATCAAGAAAACAAAGCTGCGAGCAGGCGGACTggcaaagaggaaaaacatagAAGTGGAAATTTGTTCTGCTGCTTGGAGGCAAACGGGATCGTAACGGCTCCTTTTCTATCTTAGTGTAATCCACAGAGAGGCCGAGCCATCCCCTCGGAGCTGACTGCGTTTCCTAAAACGTAGAATACAAACGAGAGTAAATCTGAGCGTGATGCCTGCTGCATGTTCTTCAGCTTCCAGATGAGGGCGCCATTGTcacctttcttttttgttgttgtctttaaATCACCCAGTCTCTCCCTTTCTGCCCAGTCAGTCTCTTTTCCTGTGGTTTTTGAGGGCAGAGCGACCGTTCTGCACGTGGCCGTTCTTCGGCTTGCCGCAGTCGTCTTCGTCGTCCGACTCTGTCTCCTCCTTATCGCTGCGCTCGTCCTCCACGATGTCCTGtcgcaaaaacaaacacaaagcggAACGGAGAACGTGTTGAATGTCGGTCGGCTGATGCGACTTTGTTGCAATGCCTTCATCAACTCACCACATCTTGTCCCCTTATTTGAAGAGTTTGActaatttattcagttttcaagGCCATCATTTTAcagctaaaaatctgaaaagtgtggcgtgttTTTGTCCAATTTGACAACAACATGCAGACTGCTGCAAAGTGAACCTAAACCCCGGATCTTTAGTAGCCTGCcacacaggtttttttttcttctgtaaccATTTTCACCAATTCCAGCAGGATCTGCCAACttcccgcagcatgatgctgccaccaccgaaTTTTATCATGAGGACGGAGTTTTAAGAGTGATATGGAGGCAGGCCTGTCACAACAGCCAATTTTTATTGCGTTAAACTATGATATTAACTAACACCATATTAACATATTAATGCAAGTTCACCCCCTTAAAGATCAACAATCTTTAatttcaaaagaacatttaaactgcaacacattttaaatataacaagtaaacaaacaaataaaactgaaaccataaataaaatacattatgaaATCTCTCcctttaaaacatattaatcaTTAAGTCCAGACAAGGAAAACAGTCAAAActtatgaatgttttaaaatatatgaataatgTAAAACTAATTTGTCCTTTTTAATATCATTAAACGGCTGcgtctctttaaaaatgaggcaaagcaacacaaacgggcttgcaaataaaaattactgcgctcattttaatttgtcgTGCGACTAACTGGTGTATTGTTCACTGTGACAGGCTTACATTCAGGATTAGTTTTCTGGCTCTCATAGTGTTTTGTATAATTTAGGTTTTTAGTTCCTTGCATGGCTTGTAACAAACTGCAAAGAGTTCTTCTTAGAGCTTCATTTCAGCAACAGCTCTCCATCTATTCCATTTCGATTAAGGCCAAAGTTCTGGATtttcaaacagcagcaacagattcttccacctgagccgAGGATCTCTGCGGATCCTCCAAAGTTGCCGTGctcttccctttctctctcaCAAGATGCTTCATCTGTCGTCGTTTCTTTCCTAGagtctctaacaaacctctgacatattcacagaacagctggagtTTCATTTTGGAGTGTCAGAGTGAAAGTTgctacattttgatttttacgTGCAaagaaacatgcacattattacAATCCCAATAAGACACtgatttctgttgctttttcttacatttcctGGCAGGAATTTGATGACCATGCGCAGGATGAGTCCCGTCCAGAAGACGTGCAGAATCAGCAGCACCACCAGCAGCCCGTTGAAGAAGTAGAAGCCGAAGAAGGTGGAGTAGAGGGACAGCGGGTACACGCCTGTTGCATATATGATCCTGGAGAAAGAGCGAACAAAGGGGTCCATTCAGAACCGGCGTCAGTTATCCTCTGGAGCCCGTTGAGAGCGGGCCGGGAGCTCAGACAAAGAAACATTGTTTGAGgagcaggaaaaaacaaaacaaaaaaaacactaaaaagttgtgaaaatgtcaacaaatttatatttcaagTAGGGATTTGCTGCTTTAGTGTGAAGAACGTAATCGCTGGCCGATACAACATTGATAATAAGTATAAAATGGCGACTCAGTGATTCCTCCCACACTGAGCGTCTCTGTTGAACAGCTGCTTTTGTGGCAGAGTAGGAAGTGACATCCAAAGAATGAGAAAACTCACACCGACTTGTTTATGGGAGACTGAATGCTGAAGAGATAGTACAGTGAAGGAGCATTATCACTAAatcaaaaacactaaaaagatCGAAACGCCAATCTGTCATTCTCctaaatgtttccaaacttcCTAATGAcaggaaaatgttcattttaaaaatgtaagcatgaaaaaccaaaataactcaAGGAATTTGGTTagttgtttccatttttaaaactaaacaacttGGCTCACAgtgcagaaaacaaatgagttTAACCTGGAACAAATATGGCGATGGTAccaaatgtgtaaataaaagatgcaaaaaagagcaaaaatatagaaattcaGCTCCGCAGCCAACGCTCACACATTCCTATTGAACATTACATCGAATAAACCTGCGTGTGATGCATCATGCGCGATGTTTTTCCGTTTTACCAGAAGGGGAAGATGATGAGGCGGGTGATGATGAAAACTGCAGCGAACACGGTGAAGATGAAGTTGCAGGTTTTTTTCCAGCCTGCGTAGTTAAACATTTTGGCCGACTAGAAAGAAagcagaaggaaggaaggatatttttttattttattttatttttacctctaCAGGGCAGAAACTCTAGAAATATCGAAGAAATATTCATTTCTGCTGATGTAAAACTGTTCAATTATTCTATCCAAGAGAAGATATTTGGGAGCGGAAATGGGCAGAATGAATTGTTCTTCTGTCAAACAGTTAATAAATCATTCTCACACTTGTAATCTACACTCAGTGATAAATTATACAGCATGGATTGATCCATCAGTGACAGGCTGCTGCATCCCAAACACACAAAGCAACATTGCTGCAGGTTGTTCCTACCAGGAGATGCTGGACTATTTAACGCAGctctaaaaataatcaaagaaaatgttagAATTACCTTCATAGttgcttttaaaaagcattttattgcacaaatatATCTCTCTACACATAAAAGCTTATTAATACTGTCTGTTTGTACCATTTAAATCTATTAACAATTGTAACGTTCTCACTTCATGTAACTGTACAGCTTCTATTTTTATCGTTATTACTGTAGTTTGCACACCTGTTTGTTTCCACTCGCCTGATACTTTGTGGCTGAAATTTACCCAATAACAGGACAAAAAAGTAATGATCTATTATTCTATTCCCAAAAagcacacaaccagattaaatTTCAGTTATACAAATCCAGTTtgtacgctgcaaaaacacaaaataatgctgagtagtttttgtctagtttctagtgcaaagaTCTTagtacaaatgaaataaaacaaataagtttTCAGCTAGATATAAGAACttgttaatattgatttttttaaaaaaaataatagttctACTTATAACATCATATTCTTccaatgttataagtgaaataatctgccagtcgaactagtgcttttttttttttttttttttttttagtgcactAAGGTTTTTGCATTAGAAaatagagtaaaaatactttgttagattttgtgttttcggTAAATCCTCCACAAGTGAGATCAACTTTGAGGTTTtctgcaaaaaattatttaggcGTGTCTGGTGCGAAACAAAGGCTGAATGTGTGGGAAAGCACAGGTACGGTGGAGGaggtgtgatgctgtgggcgttttttaaaacacagatcCCTCTCAGTGTGGCATGGCTTAATTCACCTTGAAAAATCAGgaaattttaatgagaaatctGATAACTTCTTTTAGTGAAGTAAAACTGGGTTGTCGGCccaaaacataattaaaaccaACTTAAAAATGGTTCACCACACACAAAATCCACCATCTAACcccttttatgttgtttttggtttaacCCTTTGGATTTTATAACGCATACATTtgtaaaacagcataaaaaacaacaaccatgttTGGCCTTTTGGTCGTGTCATACCTCCATAAGATAGTCAGAGGCGTCGTGCACCAACATGATCAAAGTCCCGGCTCGGATGTAGTTGACCAGCCAGGAGAAGCTGATGAGGAGGATGGTAGCCACATGGTGAACGATTTGCTCTTTGAAATCCTTAACAGGAAGAAATAGGTGATGTTAAAAAGCCAAATGCACCCAAGGATTGGTGACTTATTGATCGAGCTGTAAACATTCCTCACTAAAGCAATGCTCCAGgatccagttttctttttatttatgtatgatTTACTCTCTGCATAAAGCAGAGCGCACAGCTAGAGAAGCTAcgctacatttaaaaacagtcacGTTAAGATAAGACGTTTAGCTGGAaacgacaaaaacaaactctcaGATTAAAAAGGAGACTTCAACACGGTGGCATTCTGCTGAACTTTAGCCTGCTTCCTAGCTAAAACCCTGCTTTGGTTTGAGAGATCATCAGCCTCCACTGGCTTGAGGTTTGCAGCTTCAGCGCTTTCTGAACAACATGTAAACCTCCTGCACACATTAACCTGACATGCCACACATGAGCAGCTCAGGAGATCGTCTTTACCGGGRGCTCGAAAAGCCGACGAGCTGCAGTCGATGCGACGCGTCAGGATTTCACGAGCAAATCAATACCTCAAACCTCAAAACGCGGCACAAACACAAGAGATCATTTTCAGGCACTTGGGAAATTATCACTCTCGACGGACGGTTTCCGAGGGCGAAGGTGCGCAACGTCAAACTATTTAGACACAATGCGGCTTCACTTGCCTTCCGCTTGACATCCGATGCCAAGCTGAAAACCAGGGAGACGTAGAAGCCGAGCTCGATCATGTAGTACCAGTACTGGGAGGTCAACAGCGGCTGGAAAGCGAGGAAACGTTCAAATCTCGTTCagtaaaaacacaggaaaacactCAAAAACTTCAGgagaaacatttgaataaacaataattacCATTTTGGGGAAGTTTTCCCAAACCAGTTTCACATCGTGGAACCACGGTTTCTACGAAGAAGCAGGACAAGAATGATTTAAGAAGCACGACAAGAaggactttttttaaatgttcacaaatCTACAACTGTTAGACCCGTCACAAAAGAACAATAactcaattaatcgcatgaaaaactaaaagaaactcaataatttgtcgtttttcaaaaacaaccgaaataataaaaaatgaacactgaagattctgtgaaataaaataaatagcccactgtaaaaaaaaaaaaacaaaaaaaaaaaaaacgagaaaaacaatcattaatGAAAGATTAGTAACTTAGATGTTGATGATTTTTCAGTGAGTTGGGCGGCGCACTACTTACATCAACAAGGACTGCCAGGCCAGCAAAGAAAGCAAGAAGGTAAAATGTAAACCTCCAACTGTAAAAGAATAAAGCAATTATCTCAGAAAACAGGAATAGTGTTTACTAGTGTATTGCTTTATgtagcaaaacataaaaaacttgACTAAACGGTGTTCAAACAAGAGTAGAAAGCCGTTATTACGAGGAGGAATTATTATTTAGCCACTTATCGTATCATTTATCACTTATTGTGAAAAATTCTGTGTCACGATAAGAATTTTTGATTTATCGTTCTCGTGATAAATTTCAGTTAATGttaaaaaagtaactaaaaatctcatttttattgttttctctacTATTTTTGTTCCCggagagcatcaataaatatgaataaatttgaaaatgtgactAAACAAGGTCTTTATTTGTAGCGTTAGCAATAGAAATCACATGTGGCTTCCTGAAAAAGCTTATATGAAATAAGAATACTCTTCAAAAGCAGCATATTTGTGGTGAAGtgaagtaataaatagtttttttttgttgttgtttatcatTATCCCAATACCGCTacaaaatatcgtgataaaaTTCACAATCCATTATCTACTGGGACGGACAAACGGCAGCTGGGACACTGCTGGGTGGCGTTGGTTTTGTCGCTCACCAgatgtcagtttttttccttcttccgcAACAGGTTTTGTGAAACGCTTCCTCCCACTTTGTGGGCGCGGCTTGCAGCTAGAAAAGGAGCCACTCGTGATGAAGTGATCATCTGTGCCACGTGGAAACAGTCGAATACGACGCAATTAAAAGCTTTAATGTGCGACAGGAATGTCTCTCAYGGCGGCTTTTACAACGACAGCCTCAATAAATCACTGTTACTGTTTTACAACGCCGGCTGCTGGTGGGAGCTCAAGGCCGGCGCTGCTCTGCGGTTTCTGTGAGAGACGACTTCCCCATGAAGTGCTGCTGCAGGGTTTGCATGCTTTCACGTTGACACGCTCgcaagaaatgtttcatttgcgAGAGAACATCATGACCTCCAGAAGAATGAAACTATGTGAGCAGTGGGACTCAAAGGAAATGTGGTTCTGATCAGAGGGAAATGGAGGGATTTAGCAGCGTGGACRTAAACCAACCTCGCTTCCTGAAACTTCTTGAGCTTGTTGGGTCGGTCTTGATTTCTCCGTCGCCTGAACCAGCTCTGCACCTGTTGCACCGAGCATCCCGTCTGTTTACTTAAACTCTCTACGGAGCTCTGGAAGGAGACAAGACAGCAGGGAGGAAACTGAACCCAGTGCTGCATTCGGGTTGGAGCGCACCGAACGCCCCACATCAGAATCTACAAGCAAAACTTTTATCTGTTCTTGGCAGTTTTTCATgtcaaatctgtatttttgtccAGGCTCTGATTTTGAAAGTCTGCGTCCATTTTTGTGGACGTACTgaatggacggacggacggacaaaTGRATGGTTGGCTGGATGACTGGAGACAAACATTTGGTGGGAGTAGAAAAACAAACGGACAAACAGCAAGACATGGATGGACAGATAGATGACAAGTGGACAGAAGGACAAACAGATGACAAGTGGACAGAAGGACAGATGGACAAACGGATGACAACTAGAAAGAAGGACAAACAGATGACAAGTGGACAGATGGACAAACAGATGACAAGTGGACAGATGGACAAACAGATGACAAGTGGACAGAGGGACAGACGGATGACAAGTGGACAGAGGGACAGACGGGTGACAAGTGGACAGAAGGACAAACAGATGACAAGTGGACAGAGGGACAAACAGATGACAAGTGGACAGAAGGACAAACAGATGACAAGTGGACAGAGGGACAAACAGATGACAAGTGGACAGAGGGACAGACAGATGACAACTGGACAGAGGGACAAACATGACAAGTGGACAGAAGGACAAACAGATAGGTGGACAGTTAGAGGGATGGACAGACAAATGTAAGGATGGGTGGATGGCTGAACAAATGTTGGATGGACAGACAAACAAATTGACAGATGGGTGAAAAGACGGATGTCCACAGACTGACAGATGGGTGGATGATTATTGTGGAAAAACCTTTGGAtgtaaaaatgaaccaaataaACATTCAGCCAGTGGAACAGGGAATAAATTCAGCGCTGATGTCTGCAGTGGGAGTACCTGTGTGGGATGTTTAGATTTGCTACAGAAGTGAGACTCCAGGACGGGATTAGGCGACGCACAGACACGGTGCTTGTCTCTCACTCCCAGCAGAGACGCTAAAGGAAGTGCTATTGTCCTACGGCGCAGAGAAGCAGACTGAGCGTCACATCAAACAGTCctcagaagcaaacaaaaaaaagccacagaGATTAAAATGACTCACTGCTCAAATATCTGTCTGATGACAAGGAAGCAGAGTGAGACGGGGAGAACCGCCCACAGGTCCCGAGTTTTAGGGAAGACTTTCCCATCGTGATCCTTCAGGTCGTCCCAGCCGTAGCCTTCTGGGAACCAGATCCAGTCGGCCCATATCATCTCATTTAACCGAGATAACATcctaaaagcaaaacacaaaggagagctgagaaaacaaaagtaagGCAGATGCTAAAATGGAGGATTTGGTCACTTCGACAGGAACCGACTGCGGTGCGAGTCGGCTTCTTGATATCTGACCACTTCCTCCTGAAGCTGATCAGGACCAATGATAGATCATTTCTCTAATGTAATAAGCAACGCCATCAAACAAAAAGGGATGAAAGGTTTGATTCGTAGATGCAGGGATTCAATAACAAATCAGCAGCAACAGAATGAGGAAaaggttttagttttacagAAAGTATGATCAACCGTTTCAGAGCGCTCATTAGATTCTTAATATTGTGGTTGCCTGAATCTAAAGAAGGAAATTACACAACTAGCAGAGGATGTRGTTATAGTCTGTTGAGCAACATATCCAAGAAATGTCTCCAGTTTTATTTCTACtctttcacatgtaaaaaaaaaaaaagtttttcaaatgcTAACATGATTCCAGTACAGTAAACTGCTTAAAGTTGCATGATAAATAGAAACTGYTTTGTATAAGACAGAATAactgaatataaaatatttccaaaaggACTTCCTGCGTGTTTAATCAATTGTGCAAACTTTGYGCACA encodes the following:
- the cers2a gene encoding ceramide synthase 2a, producing the protein MLSRLNEMIWADWIWFPEGYGWDDLKDHDGKVFPKTRDLWAVLPVSLCFLVIRQIFEQTIALPLASLLGVRDKHRVCASPNPVLESHFCSKSKHPTQSSVESLSKQTGCSVQQVQSWFRRRRNQDRPNKLKKFQEASWRFTFYLLAFFAGLAVLVDKPWFHDVKLVWENFPKMPLLTSQYWYYMIELGFYVSLVFSLASDVKRKDFKEQIVHHVATILLISFSWLVNYIRAGTLIMLVHDASDYLMESAKMFNYAGWKKTCNFIFTVFAAVFIITRLIIFPFWIIYATGVYPLSLYSTFFGFYFFNGLLVVLLILHVFWTGLILRMVIKFLPGNDIVEDERSDKEETESDDEDDCGKPKNGHVQNGRSALKNHRKRD